The sequence below is a genomic window from Campylobacter concisus.
TTTTATATAATCAGCAACTTTTAATGTAGATAATTAGCCCAAAAATAATAAAGGAAAAATGATGAAAAAAGATATCCATCCAGAATACGTAGATTGCACTGTAACTTGTGCTTGCGGAAACACTTTTAAAACAAAGTCAAACAAAAGCGAGATTAGAATTGACATTTGCGACAAGTGCCACCCATTTTTCACAGGCAGCGAAAAGATAGTTGATAGCGCTGGCCGTGTTGAGAAATTTAAGAAAAAATACGCTCAAAAATAAGCCTTGCTCTACTTTGTTCCTACTCCAATAGGAAATTTAGAAGATATCTCGCTTCGTGCGATCAAAATTTTGCGTGAATGCGAGATAGCTATCTGCGAAGATACAAGAGTTTGCAAAAGTCTTGTAAATCTGCTAAACGAACGCTTTGACGCAAATATAAATATCTCAAATTTTATCCCGCTTCATACTCATAACGAAGATGACTTTTTCACAAATTTAAGTGATACTTTTTTTAGCAGAAATGTAGCCTACATGAGCGATGCTGGTATGCCAGGTATCAGCGATCCAGGTGTTAGCCTAGTAAGATATGCTCAAAAAAATAACATTGAATATGAAATTTTAAGCGGAGCAAATGCTGCACTTTTAAGTGTGGTCGCAAGTGGACTTTGCGATAAGGAATTTGTCTTTTTAGGATTTTTGCCAAATACTGGCAGAGATAGGTCTTTGGCTATCCAAAATGCTCTAAATTTAGCCTATCCAGCCGTTATTTACGAAAGCCCAAAACGCATACTAGGCCTAGCACAAAGCATCGCAAATCTAGAACCTGAGAGAGAAATTTTTGCCATAAAAGAGGCCACTAAAAAATTTGAGAGTAAGTTTAAAGATAGTGCTAAAAATTTAGTCCAAATTTTAGAAAAAGCAAATTTAAACGGCGAGTGGGCGGTTGTCATCTCAAAAAGTGACAAAACAGCCACTCAAAATATCACAAAAGATGAGATACTTTCGCTTGATCTTGCCCCAAAAGTAAAAGCAAAATTACTTAACAAAATAACTGGAGAAGATGTAAAAAAGATATATGATGAGCTTACGAAAGCTTAAATCATAGGCTACAAAACTGCTAAGTGACACTGAAACGAAAGTATAAAATTTACTCTAGTTGCATACAAAAATAAGTTAAATTTTAATTGACTTTAGCTACCATAAGCTACCATGATAATATACGGAAAACAACTATTTTTACATATTTTGAACAAGCGACCACAGATACTAGAAGAGATATATCTCTCAAAGGAGTGTGACAAAAAACTCTTCTCTAAAATTTGTGGCACAGGCAAAAAAATTATTCGCTTGGATAATCAAAAAGCACAGTCTTTAGCTCGCGGTGGGAATCATCAAGGTTTTTTAGCGAATGTTAGTGAGTTTGAATTTTCAGACATTGCCGAGCTTAAAAAGCTAAATTTTATCGCTATTCTTTATGGTATAAGCGATGTTGGCAATATCGGTGCTATCGCTAGAAGTGCCTATGCTCTAGGCTGCGAAGGTCTTGTGGTAGTGGCAAAAAGTATAAATATGCAAGGTGTTTTAAGATCAAGTAGTGGCGCTGCTTATGAGATACCAATAGCGATTTTTGAAGACGGGCTTAGTTTGCTAAATGAACTAAAACAATTTGGTTTTAAAATTTATGCAACAGCAAGTAATGGAAAAAACGTAAAAGAGATAAAGTTTGCTGGTAAAAGAGCTTTGGTAATGGGCTCAGAGGGCGAAGGCATACCGCAAAAGGCTCTAGCGAAGTGTGATGAGTGTATTGGTATAAAGTTAAAAGAGGGCTGGGACTCCTTAAACGTAAGTGCAGCTTTTGCAATAATTTGTGACAGGATGATAGATGAATGAATTAGAGAATTTAAAAGAGATAGGTATAAAGGAAATTTCACGTAAAACGCATATTGAGCCCACATTTTTACAATATATTTTTGATAAAAATTTTGAAAAATTATCACGTTTAAATATTAGAGGCTATGCCAAAATTTTACAACGTGAATATGATGTTGATTTGAGCGAGTTACTAGCTGAATATGATGCCTTTATGCAAGAAAACACCCCGGATGAGAGTCACAAAACTAAAGTTACTCCAAAAATTTCTTCTTACACTCCAAAAGATATTACCATACAAAAACAAAGCGGTAGCGGCGGTATTGGATTTTTATTTTGGCTCATCATTTTAGCTATTATCGCTGGTGGGGCATATCATTTTGATGCTTACAAATATATCGAGAATTTTTTATCATTTTTAAATGATGAGAATAAAAGCGTGAGCTATTCGCAGTCAAGTATAGTAAATGAGGTGAAGAAAAATATCATCGATACAAATATCACCATCTCTCAAAATAGCCCTAAAATAGAAGCAAACGTATCAAGTGTGAAAATTTCAGCTCCAGTTGAGCAAAATGTGACAACAAGTCCTGCAAACATGGAGCAAAATGTTGTGAAGCCAAGCATGGTGGCTCAGCCAGCTCCTAAGATAGAGCAAAACATTACAAAGCCACTAAATGAGGCGGTCATTACGCCAAAACAACGTGTATGGATAGGGATAATTAATCTTGAAAATGGTCAAAAAGTATCAAACGACACAAGTAAAAGCATAAATATAAATTTAGATCAAAGACAGCTCGTAGTTTGTGGAAATGGCAACATTGAGCTAAAGATCGGTGATAAGGTGACAAAATATAATCCAAGCCGCCCGGCTAGGTTTTTAGTAGAAAATGGAGAGATGAAATTTGTGAGCTATGATGAGTTTGTAGAACTTAACAAGGGCAAATCTTGGTAAGAAAAATAGCAATTTTTACCGCTTTTAGTGTATTTGCCTATGCCTTTAGCTTACAGACTAGTGCAAGTGCTTTAAGTAATGTTGAAAATGTGCAAATTTCTTTAGAAAATTTAGATCAAAATGGCTCACTCGATGTTAATGATCTAGTATCAAGATTAAAACAAAACTCAAGTTACGATAGCATTTCATTTGGTTCAAATAGTTTGAATTTAAAATTTATAAGTGAGCAAAAAGTTCCTTCTACATTATTTGTAAAATCAATAAATTCAACTCTGGATGATGCCAACATAAGTATCTCAAGGATAAATTCTCTAAAAAATGGAGATCAAATTTCTTATGGAATTTCAGCCATAAAAAATGGCGGAATAGATCCAAGTTTATTAAGCTTAGCGCTTAGTCAAAGCGGTTTTAAAATTTTAGGATTTGATAGAGTTGATGGGAATTTAGAGATATTTTTAGATGCTCAGAATATGATCCTTAAGGCTACAAAGGTAAATTTTGACGAAGAGACACCACTTTTAAAAAGCGGTGGTACTTATTTTGTTGATGTTGAGGGTGCAAGTAGTCTGGATATCGCATCAAAAGAGTCAAATAGATGGATGCCACTTGTTAGAATTTATGATAAAAATTTAAATCAGATTGACTCTATAAAAGAGGAGCAAGCAAAAACCGCCGTTTCTATAAATTTAGCAATAGGCGCAAAATACGCATTAATTAGCGACAATGTTGATATAAATAATATAAAAAATGAGATAATTATCAAGCTTATAAAATAGGAGTAAGCAGTGTTTGATGAGATAAGATTTAATACAATTGAGCGTTTGCCAAACTACGTTTTTGTCGAAGTAAATGCAATAAAAATGGCTGCACGAAGAGCTGGCGAGGACATCATCGACTTTTCTATGGGTAATCCTGAGGGCAGAACGCCACAGCACATTGTCGATAAACTATGTGAAAGCGCGCAAAAGGACAAGACTCACGGCTACTCAGCCAGTGCTGGAATTTATAAGCTTCGTCTTGCCATTTGCAACTGGTATAAGAGAAAATATGGCGTAAATTTAGACCCAGATACCGAAGCAGTCGCCACGATGGGTAGCAAGGAAGGCTTTGTGCATCTTGCTCAAGCCGTGATAAACCCAGGCGATGTGGCTATCGTGCCTGACCCTGCATATCCGATACACACGCAAGCGTTTTTGTTTGCTGGCGGAAGCGTCGCAAAGATGCCACTTCACTACAATGATAAATTTGAGCTAGACGAAAATAAATTTTTTGAAAACTTAATCCAGACGATACACGCAAGCTCGCCAAAGCCAAAATATGTAGTTGTAAATTTCCCTCACAATCCAACGACTGTGACCGTGCAAAAGAGCTTTTACGAGCGCCTTGTAAGCATCGCAAAGCAAGAGAGATTTTACATCATCTCAGATATCGCCTACGCTGATCTTACCTTTGATGGCTACAAAACGCCAAGTATCTTTGAAGTAGAAGGCGCAAAAGATGTTGCAGTCGAGTGCTACACTCTTTCAAAGAGCTACAACATGGCTGGCTGGAGAGTTGGCTTCATGTGCGGAAACAAGAGGCTTTGCGCCGCTCTTAAAAAGATAAAATCATGGGTTGATTACGGCATGTTTACGCCGATACAAGTCTCAGCCACGGTCGCACTTGACGGTGATCAAAGCTGTGTTGAAGAGATACGCCAAATTTATGAAAAAAGAAGAGATGTGATGATAGAGGCCTTTGCTCAGGCTGGTTGGGAGCTTAAAAAGCCAAATGCTAGCATGTTTATCTGGGCGAAACTTCCACCAAAGGTGAGCCACTTAGGCAGTCTTGAGTTTTCAAAACAGCTTCTTACAAAGGCATCAGTTGCTGTTAGCCCGGGCATTGGTTTTGGCGAGGGCGGAAACGATTATGTGCGCTTAGCTCTTATCGAAAATGAAAATAGGATAAGACAAGCAGCAAGAAATATAAAAAAATATTTGAAAGAATTTGAATGAATGTAGCGATATTAGGCGTTGGAACCGTTGGTGAGTCGGTTGCAAAAATTTTACTAAAAAACAAAAAGCTAATCGCAGCAAGATGTGGCGAAGAGATAGTGCCAGTCATCGGTGTGGTTAGAAATTTAAATAAAAAAAGAGACTCTGGCATCCCTTTGACTGATGATATAAATAGCGTCATAAACCGCGATGATATCGATGTTTTTGTCGAGCTTATGGGCGGAGTTGAAGAGCCTTTTAAAGTGGTGAGTGAAATTTTAAAGCGCAAAAAAGCGGTCGTCACTGCAAACAAGGCACTTCTTGCCTATCATAGATATGCTTTGCAAAATTTAGCCAAAAATATACCATTTGGCTTTGAAGCAAGTGTGGCTGGGGGCATACCGATCATTAGAGCCTTAAGAGAAGGCTTAAGCGCAAACCACATCGTTAGTATAAATGGCATACTAAATGGCACTAGCAACTACATCCTAACCTCGATGATGGACGAGGGCTCAAATTTTAAAGACGCGCTTAAAAAGGCGCAGGAGCTTGGGTATGCCGAGGCTGATCCTACTTTTGATGTGGGTGGCTTTGATACGGCTCATAAGCTTCTCATCCTTGCTAGCATCGCATACGGCGTGCACGGCGATCCAGAGGATATTTTGATCGAAGGAATACAAGGTATTACACCTGAAGATATATTTTTCGCAAAAGATTTCGAATACTCAATAAAACTTCTAGCAATTGCTAAGAAAAGCGAGGGTAAAATCGAACTACGTGTGCATCCAGCACTTGTACCGCAAAATAAAATGATAGCAAAGGCAAGTGGTGTGACAAATGCGATCAGTGTCGTTGGCGAGGTCGTTGGCGAGACGATGTACTATGGACCTGGAGCTGGTGGCGATGCAACGGCAAGCGCCGTGATCAGCGATCTTATCGACATCGCAAGAGATAGCAAATCGCCAATGCTAGGGTATAAAGCACCTTTTGAATTAAATACGCTTGAGCTACTTGACCGCGATAGGATAAAGACAAAGTATTACTTTAGATTAAAAGTCGAAGATAAAATGGGTGTGCTAGCAAAGATTACAAATTTAATGAGCGAAAATAATTTATCGATTGATAGCATACTTCAAAAACCAAAAGATGAGAGCGAATTTGCTGTATTGTTTTTTACGACACATACGAGTCTTGAGGCTGATGTAAGAAGGACAATTGAAATTTTAAAAGAGCAAGAGTATATAAAAGAAGAGCCATTTATGATGAGAATCGAGGAGTAGCTTGGGACTAAAAGAGTATCTCTTTGGCAAAAGCTCAGAAGATAGGGCGTGCGAATTTTTACAAAAACTTGGTTTTGTCATTTTAGAGAGAAATTTTCACTCTAAATTTGGCGAGATCGACATCATCGCACTAAGTAGCGATAAAATTTTGCACTTTATAGAGGTAAAAGCAACTAGCGGAGAATATGAAGCAGAGTATAGACTAAATAAGGCAAAATATATAAAAATTTTAAAAACTATAAATTTTTATATGATGAAAAATGAGCCAAATAGAGATTTTCAAGTCGATTTAGTTGTCATAAAAAATGAAAATTTAGAACTGATAGAAAATATTAGTTTATAATAAAATTTATTATTTAGATAAAATTTAAATTTAATTTGTATAATTGCCACATTTTAAAAATAAGGAGAAAAAATGGGAAAATACATCGAACTTACAAAAGAAAATTTTGATGTTACAAAAGAAGGCGTTGCTTTAGTAGACTTTTGGGCTCCATGGTGCGGACCTTGCCGTATGCTAGCTCCAGTGATCGAAGAGCTTGCCGAAGACTTTGACGGTAAAGCAAAAATTTGCAAGGTAAATACTGACGAAGTGCAAGATCTTGCGGTTGAGTTTGGCATCAGATCGATCCCAACATTGCTATTTTTCAAAAATGGCGAGCTAGTTGAGCAAATGGTCGGTGCACAGTCAAAACAAGCCTTGACTGACAAACTAAATTCGCTTCTTTAATGAGCGAAAAAAGAAGAGGAAGCCTACTTCCTCTTACATATATATTTGGTTCATTTTTTGGTGCAGCTATGATAGCAGCTGCATTTGCGTATAGCAACTATCGTTTTTCACAATATAAATTTGTTGATTTTGCGAAGCTAGTTTTCTACGAAAAAAGCGAAATTTTTACTCCAAAAGAGCCAAAATACACGCTTTTAATCTTCAGCTCAAATCAATCAAAATTAGACGAAATTTTACCAATCAAAAATGAAACAGTTGTGGCAATCGATATCTTTCAAAAAAGATATGAGTCAAACTCAACACTAAAATATATAAGCTCAGATATAAATACGGTCTTGGAGCTAATGCGAAATTTAAGCATCACAAAGCTTCCAAGTAGTGTTGAGATAGTTCATCAAAGGGACGAAATTTATAAACAAAATTCGTCCATAAATGTTTTAGAATAAAGGAAATTTATGCTTGATTTAGCGATCATCGGAGGCGGTCCAGCAGGACTAAGCGCCGGACTTTACGCCACTAGAGGCGGACTAAAAAATGTTGTAATGTTTGAAAAAGGCGAGCCTGGCGGTCAGATCACCTCTAGCTCAGAGATAGAAAACTACCCAGGCCAAAAAGCCCCTGGCGAGAGCGGTTTTGACTTTATGAGCACTTGGTGGAAGCAGTGTAGTGCATTTGGACTAGTTCATAAGTGGGCAAACGTCGTTGGTGTTAGAAAAAACAGTGACGGTAGCTTTGAAATTTTACTTGAGGGCGGTAAGAGCGAGCAGGCAAAGGCTGTCATCGTAGCAACTGGCTCAACTCCAAGACGTGCTGGCTTTAAGGGCGAGGATGAGTTCTTTGGCAAAGGTGTTAGCACATGCGCAACATGCGATGGATTTTTTTACAAAAATAAAGAGGTAGCTGTTCTTGGCGGTGGCGACACAGCCGTTGAAGAGGCACTTTATCTAGCGAATATCTGCTCAAAAGTCTATCTAATCCATAGACGTGAAGAGTTTAGAGCGGCGCCAACTACGGTTGAAAAAGCTAGAAAAAATGAAAAGATCGAGTTTATAACAAGTGCGACGATAAAAGAGGCACTTGGCGATAAAATGGGCCTAACAAAGATCGTACTTGATACCAAAAATGGCGAGCGTGTGCTTGATGTGCCAGGAATTTTTACATTTGTCGGACTAAATGTAAATAATGAAATTTTAAAAGATGAAAATGGCAAATTTATCTGCGAAATGGTTGATGGCGGGCAGGTTAAGACAAATCTTAAGATGCAAACTAGCCTAAATGGACTCTTTGTAGCAGGTGATATCAGAGAAGACGCTCCAAAGCAAGTCATCGTAGCAGCAGGTGACGGCGCAGTGGCTGCACTTAGTGCTATGAGTTACATAGAAAGCTTGCATTAATACTAAAATTTAGCCAAATTTTTTGGCTAAATTTTTCTTCTTTTTTCTATTAAAATTTTGATTTTATACGCATTTTTAAAAGCCTATTTGTAATCTACATATAATAAATTTTATGTTAAATTTCACCCAAAAATCAAAGGATAAATTTTGGTAAGAATAGGCCTTTATGGTGCTAGTGGAAAGATGGCTCAAAGTATCATTTCTTGTTTAAAAGATGAAAAAGATGCCACTCTAAGCATCGCTTTTAGCCAAAAAAATCAGGTTGAAAATTTAAGTAACGAACTTTTGACAAATGACTTTGCTAAATTTTTTGAAGCATGCGATGTGATAATCGACTTTAGCCAAAAAGAGGCTACAGTAGCACTGCTAAACTACGCTAGAACTAATCCAAAACCACTAGTTATCGGTACGACCGGGTTAAATGACGAAGATAAAAACTTACTCCATTTAGCATCTGGAGCTATGCCTATTCTTTACGCAACAAATATGAGTTTGGGCGTAGCTGTACTAAACCGCCTTGCAAGGATCGCTTCAAAAACATTAAGAGAATTTGACATAGAGATAGTAGAGCAACACCATAGGCACAAAAAGGACGCTCCAAGCGGCACAGCAATGACCTTAGCTGGTTGCGTGGCTGAGGCTAGGGATCTAAATTTAAAAGATGTTTTAGTCACTGGTAGAGCTGGCATGGTGGGCGAAAGAAGCAAGGACGAGATCGCAGTCATGGCGCTTCGTGGTGGCGATGTGGTCGGTCGCCACACAGTTGGCTTTTATAATGACGGCGAGTTTATTGAGCTAAATCACACCGCAACAAGTAGGGTAACCTTTTCAAAAGGTGCGATCAGGGCTGCTATTTGGCTAAAAGATCAAAGTAGTGGTCTATACTCGATAGACGATAGTTTAGGGCTTGATGATTAAATTTGAGCTTGAT
It includes:
- the rpmE gene encoding 50S ribosomal protein L31; this encodes MKKDIHPEYVDCTVTCACGNTFKTKSNKSEIRIDICDKCHPFFTGSEKIVDSAGRVEKFKKKYAQK
- the trxA gene encoding thioredoxin; translation: MGKYIELTKENFDVTKEGVALVDFWAPWCGPCRMLAPVIEELAEDFDGKAKICKVNTDEVQDLAVEFGIRSIPTLLFFKNGELVEQMVGAQSKQALTDKLNSLL
- a CDS encoding phosphatidylglycerophosphate synthase, which produces MNELENLKEIGIKEISRKTHIEPTFLQYIFDKNFEKLSRLNIRGYAKILQREYDVDLSELLAEYDAFMQENTPDESHKTKVTPKISSYTPKDITIQKQSGSGGIGFLFWLIILAIIAGGAYHFDAYKYIENFLSFLNDENKSVSYSQSSIVNEVKKNIIDTNITISQNSPKIEANVSSVKISAPVEQNVTTSPANMEQNVVKPSMVAQPAPKIEQNITKPLNEAVITPKQRVWIGIINLENGQKVSNDTSKSININLDQRQLVVCGNGNIELKIGDKVTKYNPSRPARFLVENGEMKFVSYDEFVELNKGKSW
- a CDS encoding homoserine dehydrogenase, which encodes MNVAILGVGTVGESVAKILLKNKKLIAARCGEEIVPVIGVVRNLNKKRDSGIPLTDDINSVINRDDIDVFVELMGGVEEPFKVVSEILKRKKAVVTANKALLAYHRYALQNLAKNIPFGFEASVAGGIPIIRALREGLSANHIVSINGILNGTSNYILTSMMDEGSNFKDALKKAQELGYAEADPTFDVGGFDTAHKLLILASIAYGVHGDPEDILIEGIQGITPEDIFFAKDFEYSIKLLAIAKKSEGKIELRVHPALVPQNKMIAKASGVTNAISVVGEVVGETMYYGPGAGGDATASAVISDLIDIARDSKSPMLGYKAPFELNTLELLDRDRIKTKYYFRLKVEDKMGVLAKITNLMSENNLSIDSILQKPKDESEFAVLFFTTHTSLEADVRRTIEILKEQEYIKEEPFMMRIEE
- the rsmI gene encoding 16S rRNA (cytidine(1402)-2'-O)-methyltransferase, coding for MLYFVPTPIGNLEDISLRAIKILRECEIAICEDTRVCKSLVNLLNERFDANINISNFIPLHTHNEDDFFTNLSDTFFSRNVAYMSDAGMPGISDPGVSLVRYAQKNNIEYEILSGANAALLSVVASGLCDKEFVFLGFLPNTGRDRSLAIQNALNLAYPAVIYESPKRILGLAQSIANLEPEREIFAIKEATKKFESKFKDSAKNLVQILEKANLNGEWAVVISKSDKTATQNITKDEILSLDLAPKVKAKLLNKITGEDVKKIYDELTKA
- a CDS encoding TrmH family RNA methyltransferase, with the protein product MIIYGKQLFLHILNKRPQILEEIYLSKECDKKLFSKICGTGKKIIRLDNQKAQSLARGGNHQGFLANVSEFEFSDIAELKKLNFIAILYGISDVGNIGAIARSAYALGCEGLVVVAKSINMQGVLRSSSGAAYEIPIAIFEDGLSLLNELKQFGFKIYATASNGKNVKEIKFAGKRALVMGSEGEGIPQKALAKCDECIGIKLKEGWDSLNVSAAFAIICDRMIDE
- a CDS encoding LL-diaminopimelate aminotransferase codes for the protein MFDEIRFNTIERLPNYVFVEVNAIKMAARRAGEDIIDFSMGNPEGRTPQHIVDKLCESAQKDKTHGYSASAGIYKLRLAICNWYKRKYGVNLDPDTEAVATMGSKEGFVHLAQAVINPGDVAIVPDPAYPIHTQAFLFAGGSVAKMPLHYNDKFELDENKFFENLIQTIHASSPKPKYVVVNFPHNPTTVTVQKSFYERLVSIAKQERFYIISDIAYADLTFDGYKTPSIFEVEGAKDVAVECYTLSKSYNMAGWRVGFMCGNKRLCAALKKIKSWVDYGMFTPIQVSATVALDGDQSCVEEIRQIYEKRRDVMIEAFAQAGWELKKPNASMFIWAKLPPKVSHLGSLEFSKQLLTKASVAVSPGIGFGEGGNDYVRLALIENENRIRQAARNIKKYLKEFE
- a CDS encoding YraN family protein, whose amino-acid sequence is MGLKEYLFGKSSEDRACEFLQKLGFVILERNFHSKFGEIDIIALSSDKILHFIEVKATSGEYEAEYRLNKAKYIKILKTINFYMMKNEPNRDFQVDLVVIKNENLELIENISL
- a CDS encoding NAD(P)/FAD-dependent oxidoreductase, with translation MLDLAIIGGGPAGLSAGLYATRGGLKNVVMFEKGEPGGQITSSSEIENYPGQKAPGESGFDFMSTWWKQCSAFGLVHKWANVVGVRKNSDGSFEILLEGGKSEQAKAVIVATGSTPRRAGFKGEDEFFGKGVSTCATCDGFFYKNKEVAVLGGGDTAVEEALYLANICSKVYLIHRREEFRAAPTTVEKARKNEKIEFITSATIKEALGDKMGLTKIVLDTKNGERVLDVPGIFTFVGLNVNNEILKDENGKFICEMVDGGQVKTNLKMQTSLNGLFVAGDIREDAPKQVIVAAGDGAVAALSAMSYIESLH
- the dapB gene encoding 4-hydroxy-tetrahydrodipicolinate reductase, translated to MVRIGLYGASGKMAQSIISCLKDEKDATLSIAFSQKNQVENLSNELLTNDFAKFFEACDVIIDFSQKEATVALLNYARTNPKPLVIGTTGLNDEDKNLLHLASGAMPILYATNMSLGVAVLNRLARIASKTLREFDIEIVEQHHRHKKDAPSGTAMTLAGCVAEARDLNLKDVLVTGRAGMVGERSKDEIAVMALRGGDVVGRHTVGFYNDGEFIELNHTATSRVTFSKGAIRAAIWLKDQSSGLYSIDDSLGLDD